In the Meiothermus sp. Pnk-1 genome, one interval contains:
- a CDS encoding NYN domain-containing protein produces MRIALFIDGSYMYNAAKRLGWNVDHRRVIGQFATPEELYNAFYYAPITDSEDERQQKFLDALVFMGYTVRSREVRGEPRFEALIATDMLITAPRWDRAVIASGAGELAHALGALRAQGKELHLLGIPELTDLWLRNQADHFLDLRDMREGLERQGGGRRMYPSYSDETSRHEPELEREAGEEQSPSQSEGRRRGLFGNLEDEL; encoded by the coding sequence GTGAGAATCGCATTGTTCATTGACGGTTCGTATATGTATAACGCGGCCAAGCGGCTCGGCTGGAACGTAGACCATCGCCGGGTAATCGGTCAATTCGCTACGCCGGAGGAACTGTACAACGCCTTCTACTATGCCCCCATTACCGACAGCGAAGACGAACGGCAACAGAAGTTTCTCGACGCGCTGGTCTTCATGGGCTACACGGTGCGCAGCCGCGAGGTGCGGGGAGAGCCCCGCTTCGAGGCCCTGATCGCTACCGACATGCTCATCACCGCCCCTCGCTGGGACCGGGCGGTGATCGCCAGCGGCGCAGGGGAGCTGGCCCACGCCCTGGGAGCGCTGCGGGCCCAGGGCAAAGAGCTGCACCTGCTTGGAATTCCCGAACTCACCGATCTATGGCTAAGAAACCAGGCCGACCACTTCCTGGACTTGCGCGACATGCGCGAGGGCCTCGAGCGCCAAGGCGGTGGGCGGCGGATGTATCCCAGCTATTCCGACGAAACCTCACGCCACGAACCCGAGCTCGAGCGGGAGGCGGGGGAAGAACAAAGCCCTTCGCAAAGCGAGGGCAGGAGGCGGGGGTTATTTGGGAACCTCGAAGACGAGCTCTAG
- a CDS encoding DUF402 domain-containing protein: MSVEGGALAVVSYRPKERLRIEFYKYPEHRLHYWWEAEVVEVREEGVLVYMPLGFEFHHESKNRVLKVDHQAYVAFFAGRWYSGGPDLDAQGNVLEYYWNIQSPPRFEPGRIWQYDLELDVKCKADHTCQVFDAEEFAARRSLYPPEWVERAVGAVREVEQLVLAGGWPVLPRGEGREWLERS; encoded by the coding sequence ATGAGCGTCGAAGGCGGGGCTTTGGCGGTCGTTTCATATAGGCCAAAAGAGCGCTTGCGGATCGAGTTCTACAAATACCCCGAACACCGTCTTCATTACTGGTGGGAGGCCGAGGTGGTGGAGGTGCGGGAGGAAGGGGTGTTGGTGTATATGCCTTTGGGGTTTGAATTCCACCATGAGAGCAAAAATCGCGTGCTGAAGGTAGACCACCAAGCCTATGTGGCCTTTTTCGCTGGCCGCTGGTACTCGGGCGGGCCGGACCTGGACGCTCAGGGAAACGTGCTCGAGTACTACTGGAACATCCAATCCCCTCCCCGCTTTGAACCGGGACGAATCTGGCAGTATGACCTCGAGCTGGATGTAAAATGCAAGGCCGACCATACCTGCCAGGTCTTCGACGCCGAAGAGTTCGCGGCCAGGCGCTCCCTCTACCCGCCTGAGTGGGTAGAGCGGGCGGTTGGGGCCGTTCGAGAGGTCGAGCAGCTCGTACTCGCAGGGGGCTGGCCGGTCTTGCCGCGGGGAGAGGGAAGGGAGTGGCTCGAGCGGAGCTGA
- a CDS encoding bL17 family ribosomal protein has product MRHLNSGRKLNRHSAHRLALARNQAKALLEHGRITTTVPKAKELVGFVDRLINTAKKAPTLSVPEGVRFTKPLDKEGKPRSLREGERMATPEELKAVSQRNHLRRLLLRDLHDPKLVRKLFDEIAPKYASRSGGYTRVLKLDRVRRGDGTPLALIELVD; this is encoded by the coding sequence ATGCGCCACCTCAATTCTGGAAGAAAACTCAACCGCCACTCTGCCCACCGCCTGGCGCTGGCCCGCAACCAGGCCAAGGCGTTGCTCGAGCACGGCCGCATCACTACCACCGTTCCCAAGGCCAAAGAACTGGTGGGTTTTGTGGACAGGCTGATCAACACGGCCAAGAAAGCCCCCACCCTGAGCGTGCCCGAGGGGGTGCGTTTCACCAAGCCCCTAGACAAAGAGGGTAAGCCCCGCTCCCTAAGGGAAGGCGAGCGCATGGCTACCCCGGAGGAGCTCAAGGCCGTCTCCCAGCGCAACCACTTGCGTCGCCTGCTGCTGCGCGACCTGCACGACCCCAAGCTGGTGCGCAAACTCTTCGATGAGATCGCGCCCAAGTACGCCTCCCGCTCCGGTGGCTATACCCGCGTCCTCAAGCTGGACCGGGTCCGCCGAGGCGATGGAACCCCGCTTGCGCTGATCGAGCTGGTAGATTAG
- a CDS encoding DNA-directed RNA polymerase subunit alpha encodes METTKTKAPVFTAKVDGNYGEFVLEPLERGFGVTLGNPIRRILLSSIPGTAVTSVYIEDVLHEFSTINGVKEDVVQLILNLKELVVKFHTPGSKTLTLRAQGPRSVYARDLEVPADAEVVNPDLYLATLGEGARLVMEVRVDEGVGYVPAEKHGIKDRISSIPVDALFSPVRRVAFQVEDTRLGQRTDLDKLTLRIWTDGSVSPMEVLQRAVAILREQLSFFDQSPVIRVEKEKPVAAVAAPTPATPAAAPTAAPVSTGLTLDDLGLTTRVLHNLKEEGIESVESLLALSERELKKVPGIGERSLQEIKDILAQHGLEMKP; translated from the coding sequence CACCAAGACCAAAGCCCCGGTATTTACCGCCAAGGTGGATGGCAACTACGGCGAGTTCGTGCTCGAGCCCCTCGAGCGGGGCTTCGGCGTGACTTTAGGCAACCCCATTCGCCGCATTCTGCTTTCCTCGATTCCTGGAACCGCCGTCACCAGCGTGTACATCGAAGACGTGTTGCACGAGTTCTCGACCATCAACGGGGTCAAAGAGGACGTGGTGCAGCTCATCCTCAACCTGAAAGAGCTGGTGGTAAAGTTCCACACCCCCGGTTCCAAGACCCTCACCCTGCGGGCCCAGGGGCCCCGCTCGGTGTACGCTCGCGACCTGGAGGTTCCTGCCGACGCCGAAGTGGTTAACCCGGACCTTTACCTGGCGACCCTCGGCGAGGGGGCCCGTCTGGTGATGGAGGTGCGGGTGGACGAGGGGGTAGGTTATGTCCCTGCCGAGAAGCACGGGATCAAAGACCGCATCTCCTCGATTCCCGTGGATGCCCTTTTCTCCCCGGTGCGTCGGGTGGCCTTCCAGGTAGAGGACACCCGCTTGGGGCAGCGCACCGACCTGGACAAGCTTACCCTGCGCATCTGGACCGATGGTTCGGTCTCTCCCATGGAGGTTCTCCAGCGTGCAGTGGCTATCCTGCGCGAGCAACTCTCCTTCTTTGACCAATCCCCGGTGATCCGGGTAGAGAAGGAGAAACCGGTCGCTGCGGTGGCTGCTCCCACCCCGGCCACTCCTGCGGCAGCCCCAACAGCGGCCCCGGTTTCTACCGGCCTTACCCTCGATGACCTAGGGCTCACCACCCGGGTATTGCACAACCTCAAGGAAGAGGGTATCGAGAGCGTAGAGAGCCTCCTGGCCCTCTCCGAACGAGAACTCAAGAAGGTTCCGGGTATCGGCGAGCGCAGCCTGCAAGAGATCAAAGACATCCTGGCCCAGCACGGGTTGGAGATGAAGCCCTAA